The proteins below come from a single Eucalyptus grandis isolate ANBG69807.140 chromosome 3, ASM1654582v1, whole genome shotgun sequence genomic window:
- the LOC120291809 gene encoding aspartyl protease family protein At5g10770-like, with translation MARVKWIQSKISNSISGTSDLKESNVSLPASNSSNGFEYVVTIGLGTPKKDLTLAFDTGSALTWTQCEPCIWFCYNQTEPIFNPSQSSSYVNISCSAPSCIQLPSGTDQLTGCSGSTCVYGASYGDASFTAGFFATETLTLTPTDVITNFEFGCGENNQGTFDGFAGLLGLARDPVSIIEQSATQYGRYFSYCLPRSTSGTGYLTFGRGTVTSASLNFTPMVTIAQYPPYYGINITGISVGGNPLSIPSTVFSNTTAIIDSGTTFTYLPPTAYTALQSAFKEAMANYTSAPPALPLDTCYDFSMLSDITVPAITFSFDGPINVDLDVSGMFYVLDPSLVCLAFVANNADTDTVIYGNTQQRTFEVIYDVPGGQIGFGAQGCS, from the exons ATGGCAAGGGTGAAATGGATCCAATCCAAGATCTCCAACAGCATCAGTGGCACCAGTGATTTGAAGGAGTCCAACGTTAGCCTTCCAGCAAGCAACAGCTCCAACGGTTTCGAATATGTGGTGACTATAGGCCTTGGCACGCCGAAGAAGGACCTGACCCTCGCGTTCGATACAGGAAGTGCGCTTACTTGGACCCAGTGTGAGCCTTGCATCTGGTTTTGCTATAACCAGACCGAGCCAATCTTCAACCCCTCTCAATCGTCGTCCTATGTCAACATATCTTGCTCCGCGCCATCGTGCATTCAGCTTCCTTCTGGCACAG ATCAGCTAACTGGCTGCAGCGGATCCACATGCGTCTACGGGGCATCATACGGCGACGCGTCCTTCACGGCTGGGTTCTTTGCCACGGAAACGCTGACCCTAACCCCGACGGATGTTATTACCAACTTCGAATTCGGTTGTGGCGAGAACAACCAAGGGACATTCGATGGTTTCGCCGGACTCCTTGGGCTCGCCCGAGACCCAGTATCGATCATAGAGCAAAGCGCGACCCAGTATGGCCGATACTTCTCATACTGCCTTCCTCGTTCAACTAGCGGCACCGGGTACTTGACTTTTGGAAGGGGCACAGTCACATCTGCCTCGTTGAACTTCACGCCGATGGTGACAATCGCACAGTATCCGCCCTATTACGGCATCAACATAACAGGAATCAGCGTAGGAGGGAACCCACTTTCCATACCGTCGACTGTGTTTTCCAATACCACCGCAATCATAGACTCCGGGACCACGTTTACGTATTTGCCTCCAACTGCATACACCGCCCTCCAGTCGGCATTCAAAGAGGCAATGGCAAACTACACGAGTGCGCCTCCAGCTTTGCCGTTAGACACTTGCTACGACTTCAGTATGCTTAGTGACATCACCGTCCCAGCGATCACGTTCTCTTTCGATGGGCCAATTAACGTGGATTTGGATGTGAGCGGGATGTTTTACGTGTTGGATCCGTCGCTAGTTTGTCTAGCATTTGTGGCCAACAACGCAGATACGGATACAGTCATCTACGGCAACACACAGCAGAGGACATTTGAGGTGATCTATGATGTGCCCGGAGGACAAATTGGGTTTGGTGCCCAGGGCTGTTCCTAA